From one Formosa sediminum genomic stretch:
- a CDS encoding polysaccharide deacetylase family protein, protein MLLVYTHKITPRIKFTFKHLCTRILGIPVSFTTKIETFIAHDSFKMSYTKQPLGKEIFIRSHDLLFEQGLSDPDLNITNWGDTKCFFFNGDKSALPYDIFAASFYLLSRYEEYLPHVKDEFGRYVAKESLAYKYKFLNQPVVDIWAYKFKAVLEQHYPDHEFKTRKYSIKPVIDVPSPYDFRLKGLMRTFGGTLKDLFAFRFKRLYYRYVVLFNLKRDPYDTFKYILNKQKQSKDRFHFFFLIGDYSTYDKGISVHRKDFVSLIKSVADYCVVGLKVSFFAIENKNVLNEEHKRMESIINTSLLESRNSFSKLNLPDLYRNLVELEVQEDYTMGYVNELGFRAGTCTPFFFYDLDYEVQTPLRINSYHVIDSALLKYSSLLDKKEKLQHIINQVKQVNGEFVPVFHNYTFSGHGRWKDFKELFNIILDSTDHDK, encoded by the coding sequence GTGCTTTTAGTATATACTCATAAAATAACTCCACGTATAAAATTTACGTTTAAACATCTCTGTACCAGAATTCTTGGTATTCCAGTGTCGTTTACAACTAAAATAGAAACATTTATTGCTCATGATAGCTTTAAAATGTCTTATACTAAACAGCCTTTAGGAAAAGAAATTTTTATAAGAAGCCACGATTTGTTGTTTGAGCAAGGATTATCAGATCCAGATTTAAATATTACAAATTGGGGTGATACTAAATGTTTCTTTTTTAATGGTGATAAAAGTGCTTTGCCTTACGATATTTTCGCTGCATCTTTTTATCTATTAAGTAGGTATGAAGAGTATTTACCACACGTTAAAGATGAATTTGGACGGTATGTTGCAAAAGAAAGTTTGGCCTACAAATACAAATTTTTAAATCAGCCAGTTGTAGATATTTGGGCATATAAATTTAAGGCTGTGTTGGAGCAGCATTATCCAGATCATGAGTTTAAAACACGTAAATACAGTATAAAGCCAGTTATAGATGTGCCATCTCCTTACGATTTTAGATTAAAAGGGTTAATGCGTACGTTTGGAGGGACACTAAAAGATCTTTTTGCATTTCGTTTTAAGCGCTTGTATTACAGGTATGTTGTATTGTTTAATCTTAAGCGCGATCCTTACGATACTTTTAAATATATTTTAAATAAGCAAAAGCAATCTAAAGATCGATTTCATTTTTTCTTTTTAATAGGAGACTATTCAACTTACGATAAAGGTATAAGTGTACATCGGAAAGATTTTGTGTCTCTTATAAAATCTGTAGCAGATTACTGTGTTGTAGGCTTAAAAGTTTCCTTTTTTGCTATAGAAAATAAAAATGTACTTAACGAAGAACATAAGCGTATGGAAAGTATAATTAATACTTCCCTATTAGAAAGTCGTAATTCATTTTCTAAATTAAATTTACCCGATTTATATCGCAATTTAGTCGAGTTGGAAGTACAAGAAGATTATACCATGGGGTATGTAAACGAATTAGGATTTAGAGCAGGAACTTGTACCCCTTTTTTCTTTTACGATTTAGATTACGAAGTGCAAACCCCACTGCGCATAAATTCTTATCATGTAATAGACTCGGCATTGTTAAAATATTCGTCTTTATTAGATAAAAAAGAAAAGCTTCAACACATTATTAATCAAGTAAAGCAAGTAAATGGGGAGTTTGTTCCTGTTTTTCATAATTACACTTTTAGCGGGCATGGCCGTTGGAAAGATTTTAAAGAATTATTCAATATTATTTTAGACTCTACAGATCATGATAAATAA
- a CDS encoding YjjG family noncanonical pyrimidine nucleotidase produces the protein MINNIKDVFFDLDHTLWDFEKNSSLTFKKIFEVNQLDIDLEVFLETYVPVNLNYWSKFRNGEVDKDALRFGRLNDTFEALKRPVKSDLVYKLSDDYIAYLSSFNHLFEDTITVLNYLQTKYDLHIITNGFQDVQHSKLISSNINHYFKTVTNSEQAGVKKPHPNIFNFALNQANAEVETSIMIGDNLEADILGAKNVGLKAIYFNQIPLTSHPNITQISKLIELKTYL, from the coding sequence ATGATAAATAATATAAAAGATGTGTTTTTTGATTTAGATCATACCCTTTGGGATTTTGAAAAAAACTCTTCCTTAACGTTTAAAAAAATATTTGAAGTCAATCAATTAGATATAGATTTAGAGGTGTTCTTAGAAACTTATGTGCCTGTGAATTTGAATTATTGGAGTAAGTTTAGAAATGGTGAAGTAGATAAAGATGCTTTGCGATTTGGTAGACTTAATGATACTTTTGAAGCTTTAAAACGTCCTGTTAAATCCGATTTGGTTTATAAATTGTCTGATGATTATATCGCGTATTTATCTTCATTTAATCATTTGTTTGAAGATACTATTACAGTACTAAATTACTTACAAACCAAGTATGATTTACATATTATTACTAACGGCTTTCAAGACGTACAACATTCTAAATTAATAAGCTCTAATATTAATCATTACTTTAAAACAGTAACTAATTCTGAACAAGCCGGTGTAAAAAAACCGCATCCTAATATTTTTAATTTTGCTTTAAATCAAGCAAATGCAGAAGTAGAAACAAGTATTATGATAGGTGATAATCTCGAAGCAGATATTCTTGGGGCTAAAAATGTTGGTCTTAAAGCAATTTATTTTAATCAAATACCGTTAACAAGTCATCCAAATATTACACAAATAAGTAAATTAATAGAATTAAAAACCTATTTGTAA